Proteins encoded together in one Telopea speciosissima isolate NSW1024214 ecotype Mountain lineage chromosome 6, Tspe_v1, whole genome shotgun sequence window:
- the LOC122664740 gene encoding uncharacterized protein LOC122664740, producing the protein MEVYGQSMVAGPTNVIFLSSILGRDGAIPFHKCDWRCENEHVCGNMYRCKLTRVTHICDKNCNQRILYDNHSSLCRVSGHVFPLTSTEEQAVRGARRKIEVENPSLDGCASKRRRDAQLHPSPFERSFSAIAPICSQIGDGMDMS; encoded by the coding sequence ATGGAGGTATATGGCCAATCCATGGTTGCCGGCCCTACCAATGTTATTTTCCTGTCGAGTATTCTCGGCCGTGATGGGGCAATCCCTTTTCATAAATGTGATTGGAGATGTGAAAATGAGCATGTTTGCGGAAACATGTATCGCTGCAAGTTAACCAGGGTCACGCACATCTGTGACAAAAACTGTAACCAGAGAATTTTGTACGATAACCATAGCTCCCTTTGCAGAGTGAGCGGCCACGTTTTCCCTCTCACTTCAACAGAGGAGCAGGCAGTGAGAGGAGCCCGGAGGAAGATTGAAGTGGAGAACCCTTCCCTTGATGGCTGTGCTTCTAAGCGCAGGCGTGATGCTCAGCTTCATCCTTCTCCTTTTGAGAGGTCTTTCTCAGCAATTGCCCCAATCTGCAGTCAAATTGGAGACGGCATGGATATGAGCTAA